In Eriocheir sinensis breed Jianghai 21 chromosome 45, ASM2467909v1, whole genome shotgun sequence, the following proteins share a genomic window:
- the LOC126980715 gene encoding longitudinals lacking protein, isoforms H/M/V-like isoform X18, translating to MASGLLSLKWNNHRSTFFHILATIRSKESYCDVTIACDGKFYPVHKLVLSTCSDYFEQMFERTNCKHPIIVLKDIRSQELEALLNYMYVGEVNVLQNELAGLIKAAECLMIKGLAVPDESPSKESKENKRTYVGTEDSPLSKRRKRDEETRPSPSQNQQIHRESRDSTANSQSQRQSSSASIPTPSPTVARAPPNPISPSPSAGSASESVSEDCSQAHSEVNEQPSLPNAQESVHRTVEQTSSQSQEAVPEVILDEPGVKEEPQEIEEEITDTKEIFESHHFEHPGEGDSMSDQGTAGGGGGPTGFESQMLASQPQSMEDLVAQAIPGSSGLQGNSLWEGEGSFPMEGFSGDGSRPPQMAFPDGAVRGSRVPTSSDEKLLRLTCPYCGHTSRDSYDLKKHIRTHTGEKPYLCPHCPYRATTSSSISSHMDRHHWTIG from the exons aTGGCAAGTGGGTTGTTGTCCCTCAAGTGGAACAACCACCGCAGTACCTTCTTCCACATCCTCGCCACCATCCGGAGCAAG gAATCCTATTGTGATGTGACTATAGCCTGTGATGGAAAATTTTACCCAGTGCACAAACTGGTGTTATCAACATGTAGTGATTATTTTGAACAAATGTTTGAAAGGACAAACTGTAAGCATCCAATTATAGTGTTAAAAGACATTAGAAGTCAGGAACTAGAAGCTTTATTAAACTATATGTATGTGGGTGAAGTTAATGTACTTCAAAATGAATTAGCTGGTTTAATAAAAGCAGCAGAATGCCTTATGATTAAAGGCTTAGCAGTACCTGATGAATCTCCCTCaaaagagagcaaagaaaacAAGCGAACTTATGTCGGTACAGAGGACAGTCCGTTGTCAAAacggagaaaaagagatgaggaaactAGACCATCTCCCTCTCAGAACCAGCAAATTCACAGAGAGTCGAGAGACAGCACAGCAAACAGCCAATCCCAAAGACAGTCCAGTAGTGCCTCAATTCCAACTCCCTCCCCAACGGTGGCGAGAGCACCGCCCAACCCGATCTCCCCCTCTCCGTCAGCGGGAAGTGCCTCTGAGTCTGTGTCAGAGGATTGTAGTCAAGCTCATAGTGAGGTGAATGAGCAGCCCAGCCTTCCAAATGCACAGGAGTCAGTGCATCGGACGGTGGAGCAGACATCTAGTCAGTCGCAGGAGGCAGTACCTGAG GTAATATTAGATGAACCTGGTGTTAAAGAAGAACCccaggaaatagaggaagaaattaCAGACACAAAGGAAATATTTGAGTCCCATCACTTTGAGCACCCTGGGGAGGGGGATTCAATGAGTGACCAGGGCACagctggtgggggtggaggaccAACTGGGTTTGAGTCCCAAATGTTGGCCTCTCAACCACAGTCCATGGAGGATCTTGTTGCGCAGGCCATCCCAGGATCTTCAGGCCTGCAAGGG AACTCcctatgggaaggggagggaagcttTCCTATGGAAGGTTTTTCTGGAGATGGGTCACGGCCTCCTCAGATG GCATTCCCTGATGGAGCCGTGAGGGGCAGTAGGGTTCCAACATCAAGTGATGAGAAGCTCCTGAGGCTCACTTGCCCATATTGTGGACATACCAGTCGAGACAGCTACGACCTCAAGAAACATATCCGTACTCATACTGGGGAGAAACCTTACCTATGCCCTCACTGCCCGTATCGAGCTACCACCAGTAGTAGCATCAGCTCACACATGGACAGACATCACTGGACCATTGGCTAG
- the LOC126980715 gene encoding longitudinals lacking protein, isoforms H/M/V-like isoform X15, with product MASGLLSLKWNNHRSTFFHILATIRSKESYCDVTIACDGKFYPVHKLVLSTCSDYFEQMFERTNCKHPIIVLKDIRSQELEALLNYMYVGEVNVLQNELAGLIKAAECLMIKGLAVPDESPSKESKENKRTYVGTEDSPLSKRRKRDEETRPSPSQNQQIHRESRDSTANSQSQRQSSSASIPTPSPTVARAPPNPISPSPSAGSASESVSEDCSQAHSEVNEQPSLPNAQESVHRTVEQTSSQSQEAVPEVILDEPGVKEEPQEIEEEITDTKEIFESHHFEHPGEGDSMSDQGTAGGGGGPTGFESQMLASQPQSMEDLVAQAIPGSSGLQGNSLWEGEGSFPMEGFSGDGSRPPQMGRGRGSEEEAATPQWPEWFGSGLGHACHYCGKTFLKKFNLVTHVRIHTGERPFQCPYCPYRANHCSHLKSHVRKLHLEKEHRV from the exons aTGGCAAGTGGGTTGTTGTCCCTCAAGTGGAACAACCACCGCAGTACCTTCTTCCACATCCTCGCCACCATCCGGAGCAAG gAATCCTATTGTGATGTGACTATAGCCTGTGATGGAAAATTTTACCCAGTGCACAAACTGGTGTTATCAACATGTAGTGATTATTTTGAACAAATGTTTGAAAGGACAAACTGTAAGCATCCAATTATAGTGTTAAAAGACATTAGAAGTCAGGAACTAGAAGCTTTATTAAACTATATGTATGTGGGTGAAGTTAATGTACTTCAAAATGAATTAGCTGGTTTAATAAAAGCAGCAGAATGCCTTATGATTAAAGGCTTAGCAGTACCTGATGAATCTCCCTCaaaagagagcaaagaaaacAAGCGAACTTATGTCGGTACAGAGGACAGTCCGTTGTCAAAacggagaaaaagagatgaggaaactAGACCATCTCCCTCTCAGAACCAGCAAATTCACAGAGAGTCGAGAGACAGCACAGCAAACAGCCAATCCCAAAGACAGTCCAGTAGTGCCTCAATTCCAACTCCCTCCCCAACGGTGGCGAGAGCACCGCCCAACCCGATCTCCCCCTCTCCGTCAGCGGGAAGTGCCTCTGAGTCTGTGTCAGAGGATTGTAGTCAAGCTCATAGTGAGGTGAATGAGCAGCCCAGCCTTCCAAATGCACAGGAGTCAGTGCATCGGACGGTGGAGCAGACATCTAGTCAGTCGCAGGAGGCAGTACCTGAG GTAATATTAGATGAACCTGGTGTTAAAGAAGAACCccaggaaatagaggaagaaattaCAGACACAAAGGAAATATTTGAGTCCCATCACTTTGAGCACCCTGGGGAGGGGGATTCAATGAGTGACCAGGGCACagctggtgggggtggaggaccAACTGGGTTTGAGTCCCAAATGTTGGCCTCTCAACCACAGTCCATGGAGGATCTTGTTGCGCAGGCCATCCCAGGATCTTCAGGCCTGCAAGGG AACTCcctatgggaaggggagggaagcttTCCTATGGAAGGTTTTTCTGGAGATGGGTCACGGCCTCCTCAGATG GGGCGTGGCAGGGGGTCAGAGGAGGAGGCAGCCACGCCCCAATGGCCCGAGTGGTTTGGGTCTGGGCTGGGTCATGCTTGCCATTACTGTGGCAAGACGTTCCTCAAGAAATTCAATCTGGTGACTCATGTCCGCATCCATACAGGGGAGAGGCCGTTTCAGTGCCCATATTGTCCTTACAGGGCCAACCACTGTTCCCATCTCAAGTCTCATGTCAGGAAGCTCCACCTAGAGAAGGAGCATCGTGTGTAG